GATAGGAAAGGGTGACGGTCGCGGTGAGCGCCTGGCGCGCACGGACCCGGACCGAGAGCGTCGGGCGGGCGCTCAGCCCCGCGGGTACGTTCGGAAAGGTGAGGGTTTCGGCGAGGCCCGTGCAGCGCAGCGCCTCGAAGCCCGCGGGCGTCTGGACGACCACCCCGCCGTTGCTGCCAGTGCGGACCACCGCGTCCTGCGTCACGACCTTGCCCGTGGCCTTGTCGGTGCGCCGAAGCGTGACGCGCTCGCCCAGCGAGCGGTCGACGAGGCTTCCGGCCGACAGCAGATAGGCGTCGCGGTTGCGCTCGAGCAGTCCGTCGGGAATCCCCGCGACGATCGCGCTCTGCGGGACGATGCCGCTGGCCACGCCCTCGAAGCGAAGCTCCGACTCGCCGGCGGGAATGCGGATGGTCCGCGTCTCGCTGATCAGCGCATAGCCGTTGAGCCAGTCGCGCTCGAGCGCATCATTGCCGCGCGACAGGTCGCGGTAGACGGTCACGCCGACCCGGTCGGGCCTTGGCGAAGTGACCACGTCCTCCGCGGCCGCCGCGACCGGCAGCAGCGCCAAGGCGAGCGCGAGGGAGCGCATGGCCGCCTGCGCCCTAGAAGCGCGTGTCGAAGGTGGCGGCGACGCTCGCCTCGCCACTGGCGGGCACGCTGACCTGCCACACCGCCTCGTCGGCCGAGCGGCGACTGCTCTTGAGGCTTTCCTCGGTGATTCGCGTGTCGCCCCACAGGCCGCTTTGCACGAGGGCCACGGTGACCGGCTTGGGCGAGGCGTTGGTCAGCTTGTAGCGGATCGTGGTCCGCCAGCGGCTTCCATCGGACGCGATTCGCGCGCGCTGCTCGACCGTCGGCTGGACCTTGATGTCGAAAGCCTGGCCGGTGGTGAGGCCGAGGTCGCTGCCCATTGGCGTGTGCCCGATCCGCGATTCGCCGACGAACTGGGGCGTGCCGCGGCTGTCGCGCTGATAGACCCGCACCGTGCCGGCCGGGAGCGCGTCGCCAAGCCCCTGCGAGCGGCTGGTCGAGAAGCGCAGCACGGAGTTGACGCTGATCGGCTGGTCGGACGAACCGAGCCACGGATTGTCATATTCGTAAGCGCGAGCAGCGGGCGTGCCCGAGACGTCGAGAAAGCTGACCTGCTTTTGCTGCGCCTGGGCGATCGTGGTCCGCTCGGGCAAGGGATAGAGATAATAGTCGTCGAGCCGCTCGCGCCCGGCGGTCTCGGTACCCGCGCGGCGGATCGGTGGCGGGGCGCCGTAATTGCGCTGGCCGCCCCCGACCGCGCCCGCGACCAAGACGACGTCGGCATTGCGGTAGGCGGTTCCGCTCTCGTTGTTGAGCGTGATCCAGCCCTGGACGTCCATCTTGCCCGCTGCCTCGTCGAACAAGGCGACATAGTCGGCGCTCCAGGCGAGCCCGGGCGTCAGATAGGTGAGGGTCAGCGGCTGGCGGCCGCCGCGGGGCGCGGTGAGCGTCACCGACAGGGTCGGGCGCGGGCGGAGGCCCTCGGGGACCTTGTCGAAGATGACCCGGACCGGAAGCCCGTCGTCGCGCAGCACCTCGATGCGATCGCCGATCTGGAGGACGACGCCGCCATTGGCCGCCAGCACGCGGGCGCGCTCGCGGGTTTCGGCGCCGGTCGCGGGATTGACGCGGACAAGCGTGATGATCTCGCCCACCGCCTTCTGCATCAGCGCGCTGGGGCTCAGCAGGTCATAGTCGAAGTTCTGCTCGACGATGCCGATGTCGCTGCCGGTGAGCGTGACGGTCTCGGCGCGGATCTGCGCGGAGACGTCGGGAAACTCCTGGCGCGACCGGCCGGCCGGCAGGGTCAACTCGCGCCGGTCCTGCACCAGCGCGAGATTGTTGTTGTAGATGGTGACCGCGACGTTGCCCTGGGCGCTCGCCTCGGGGCTCGGAATGGCGGTTTGCGCGGCCAGCGGTGCCGCGGCGGCAACCCCCAGGAGGCCGAGGATCAGGCGCATGCACAAACTCCTTCCCGAACGAACGGGAAGGAGCATGTGACCTTGTTACATGAACGTCAACCGAGCGTGACCGCTTGGCCGCTCAGCGTGGCTTGAAGGTCACGCGGCGGGCGCGATCTCGCCGTCATTGTCCTCGACGCGGGGCCGGCGCGTGCGGCGCTTGGGCTTGGGCGCCTCTTCGGCCTCCTCGAAGGACGTATCGCTGGCGACCGCGCCGATGGCGGGCGGGAGGAAGTCGGCGATTCCGACCGGCTGCTCCTGCTCGGGCTCGCCGGCGGGAGCCTGCGGCTGCTCCTCGTCGCGCGGACGACGCTCGAAGCGCTCGCGGCGCGGTCGATCCTCGCGGGGCCGCTCCTCGCGCGATCGCTCCTCGCGCGGACGGTCGTCGCGCTGGCGATCCTCGCGGGGACGACGCTCGAAGCGTTCGCCGCGCGGCTGGCGGTCCTGGCGGTCCTGACGTTCGGGGCGCTGCTGCTGCTGCTGCTGCTCGCCCATCTCCTCGTCGCCGTCGCCGTCCATCAGGTCGTCCTGATCGTCGTCGTCGTCGTCGTCGCGGCCGGGACGCTGGTCCTCGAAGCGCGAGCGGGTCTCGCCCAGGACGCGAAAATAGTGATCGGCGAACTGGAGGTAATATTCGGTCTGGACACGGTCGCCGGCGAGCTGCGCGTCGCGGGCCATGTTCTTGTACTTTTCGAGGAGCTGCGCGGCATTGCCGCGGCTACGCTGCCCGCGGTCGTTGCCGCCACCGCCGCCACCGATACCCTGCGGCCGCTGACCCCCACGACCGCGACGGCGGCCGTTCTGGCGATTGTTCATCAAGCGTGTTGTTCCTTGACCACTAGCGCCGAAACAATTCCTCGAAGCGCGTGAACCCTTGTGCGGACAGCGACCCGCTCGTCTGCCCGTCCCCTCTGTCGTCGATGTCGCGCCATCGGGCGCGCTGCAGGCGATTTCGTCGGGGGTCGCATCGGTCGGCGCCTTGGTGCGGACCGGTGCTGTATGGGATGTAGCCGCGCGAAGAGGCTTTTCCAAGCCCCCTAGCGATTCACCTCGATCAGCAGCGCGCGTGGGCGGTCGGCGAGATCGTGGGCGACGCGGGGCGCGAGGCCCTCGGCCACGAACAGCGCCGAGGCCGCTTCGGCCTGGTCATGCCCGATCTCGATGGCGGCGAGCCCGCCCGGGTTGAGCAGGCGCGCGATCTCGGGCGCAAGCCGGCGATAGTCGTCGAGGCCGTCCGGACCCGCGAACAGGGCCTCGGCCGGCTCGTGCTCGGCGACGCCCGGACCGAGCTCGGCATCCTCGGCGACGTAGGGCGGGTTGCACAGCAGAAGGTCGAACCGCTCGGTCACGCGCTTGGCCCAGTCGCCGCGGCGGAAATGGGCCCGCGGGGCGAGCCCGAGGCGCTCGGCATTGCGGACGGCATAGGCGAGCGCGGCCTCGCTCGCGTCGATGCCGAGCCCGGTGGCGCGGGGCCACTGGTCGAGCGCGGCGAGCAGCAGGGTGCCCGGCCCGGTGCCGAGGTCGAGGATCCGCTCGGGCCCGTCGCC
This genomic window from Sphingomonas rosea contains:
- a CDS encoding DUF4139 domain-containing protein; translation: MRLILGLLGVAAAAPLAAQTAIPSPEASAQGNVAVTIYNNNLALVQDRRELTLPAGRSRQEFPDVSAQIRAETVTLTGSDIGIVEQNFDYDLLSPSALMQKAVGEIITLVRVNPATGAETRERARVLAANGGVVLQIGDRIEVLRDDGLPVRVIFDKVPEGLRPRPTLSVTLTAPRGGRQPLTLTYLTPGLAWSADYVALFDEAAGKMDVQGWITLNNESGTAYRNADVVLVAGAVGGGQRNYGAPPPIRRAGTETAGRERLDDYYLYPLPERTTIAQAQQKQVSFLDVSGTPAARAYEYDNPWLGSSDQPISVNSVLRFSTSRSQGLGDALPAGTVRVYQRDSRGTPQFVGESRIGHTPMGSDLGLTTGQAFDIKVQPTVEQRARIASDGSRWRTTIRYKLTNASPKPVTVALVQSGLWGDTRITEESLKSSRRSADEAVWQVSVPASGEASVAATFDTRF
- a CDS encoding DUF4167 domain-containing protein, with translation MNNRQNGRRRGRGGQRPQGIGGGGGGNDRGQRSRGNAAQLLEKYKNMARDAQLAGDRVQTEYYLQFADHYFRVLGETRSRFEDQRPGRDDDDDDDQDDLMDGDGDEEMGEQQQQQQRPERQDRQDRQPRGERFERRPREDRQRDDRPREERSREERPREDRPRRERFERRPRDEEQPQAPAGEPEQEQPVGIADFLPPAIGAVASDTSFEEAEEAPKPKRRTRRPRVEDNDGEIAPAA
- the prmC gene encoding peptide chain release factor N(5)-glutamine methyltransferase, which gives rise to MKALERVLAEATRRLPECTDTPRLDAELLLAHAYGIERDELLLRPPALPIPPAFEEFLERRCQGEPVAYITGRRAFWNIELEVGPGVLIPRPDSETLIEAAIEHFGKGDGPERILDLGTGPGTLLLAALDQWPRATGLGIDASEAALAYAVRNAERLGLAPRAHFRRGDWAKRVTERFDLLLCNPPYVAEDAELGPGVAEHEPAEALFAGPDGLDDYRRLAPEIARLLNPGGLAAIEIGHDQAEAASALFVAEGLAPRVAHDLADRPRALLIEVNR